The genomic segment ACACTAATTAATACGTGTCTTTACATCTCACTGCTTACATTCTTCCTGATGATCCTTCTTTCATACTCAGAGCCAAAGTCCTCTGTCCTCACACAGATTTTCAATATAGCTACCAAGTTTTGGGCAACGCCATTTAACATTTTATGCAAATTATGTAATGAACTAGTTTGCATATAACCAAAGCTGCTGCTTAAGAAATTGTGTGGCTATAGTGCTCGTGAAAGGTATCAGACCAACAGACCTGTGCATGATGCACACACACTTGCCTCAACCATGAATTTGGAGGGAAGGATTTCAGCTAAGAGTAACAGGGGTCATTTACTTTCCATGCCCTGTGCAGTTCTTGGCCGTCTGCTAATTAGTTCAAAGCTTGATGGGGAATTTGTGATGTGGGACCAGGAATGGAGACCCACCAAACTCATCTTATAAGGGCAACCAGACATCCTTTAGATGGAAACAACCTGTAATCCCTTCTGATCTGGGCTGGACTCAAATTGGTGAGCCACAAATGAATGGCTCTGTAGCTCACTGGTAATGACCTGAGGCATCCAGTCCCCCACGAAGTGCTAACTTTAAGAGGGAGACCTACAGATAGATGTTACATTAAAAGAAGAAAAGTTGAGAAACATTAATGTTACAAAGCTAGAAAGTGAAGGTTATCCATCAAATCTTAATTTGCATCTTTCCTTGACATTTCACCAGCAATCCAGGAAGGTGAGACAAGGCATAAGTGTCCTATGAAATACATGGTGCTTGGCTCTGTTTCAGTTGATGCCAATAGGTGAGTCACAACTCCCCTTGCTTCAAGCATGCTGCTaccttaaagaaaaaaagttggCTTCACAACTTCCAATCCCAGTCAAGAGGGTCAACAATACTGGCaatatatttaaattttaaaaaaataaacctataAATCAATTCCTTGAGGGCTTCCCCAAAAGCATAGGCTAGCATGTAAAACTTAACATTGTTCTGGCTCCTTTATTCTATCTTCCGTCTTCAAGTGGTATGCTTGGGGTTTTGTGTTTTTGCCTCCACTCCATttgattattctttttttttttttttactcctttctattttctctTTCCATTTTATACCCTTGAGCCAACATTTTGGAGGATGCCATACTGTTCCTCTTCCCACTTTCTGTAAAAGAGTTTGGGGTACTTTGGTGCCCCCTGCAGTATGATGCTATAGGTTGCCATCTATGTCTCTTACCCTTAAATCAAGCCCTATTCCAACCTTAGGCCTCAATACTGTAAGTAAAGCTATACATATGTAAATATTGACATTAGCACCTACAGAGCTAGTCGTGTGagtaaaattgtgtgtgtgtttacaggaTCTGATCTTTATGTATAAAATAAGATTTCACAATTATGGCCTCAAAAATGAAGTGATTTAAAATCAGTAGTTACAGAAACTCATAATGACCTGCatggaggcttttttttttttttttttggacaatgGCATCAAATATTACAAGAGCACAGCTGAGTCTTGCTATGAAATTCCACTCAAGATTTTACCTGGGAATATCAAATCAGTTTTGAAAACAGATCTGATAGTATGGTAAGACGAGAAAAAAATTTTCTTTGGTCTGATTGTTCACTTCAAATACTTCATCAGTGAATGTTTTTCTTTCGCAGTTTCAGATTGCAATCTTATGCTATCCCATCCAAAAGGGATAGTCGTAACATACCCAGCTAGAGCAAGCAACATTTGATCTTACTGAATAGTACTAAATGTATGCTCCACATTAGTGCTACCCCAAGGGGTAGGGAATTGGAACACCTAAAAGCAACAACATAGATGCCACTGCAAGTCTCCTTAAGATCCATTTCCTGAGCAGTACAATAAATTGAAAATCCTGGAAGCCTaaatatatgcttttaaagtttCTTGTTTAGTACGGCTCAACTGAGATACTGCATCTGTTGATAATAAAATCCTGTTCCTCTCCCACCATTTTTACATGAGGGTTGACACTAAAAAAATCAAGTGAGCTAAGAACTGAGTCTCCTTGGATCTCAGCCCTTTGCTCTGAGTGCTACAGAGAGGATCTTTAAAAAAGGCCAAATTTCAACCACAGTAAAGATGAAACTGAAGTTGATactctttctgttctgttttttttttaaatcatgttacCTTGTTTCATTTGGCAGCACTGATCATTGCATGGCCTTTCAGAGAATGTGAAGGTACCTGGGCCCTGTTAAAACTTTTGACATCTGAACAGCTAACCTTTTAGAACAGCATTAAAATGCCAACTCCTAAGAGCTGGGTTtggaaagattttattttaaacaaaaactagGCTCCCAGCTCTTATAGCCGATGGGAGGTGTCTGAGCTTCCCCTACTACATCTGCCTCCCCTAGCCTAATgtcatgggctaaatcctgctgTCCTTACTTACCCGTAGTAACATAGAAGTCAGGTGACCTACTGGTGTGTCACAAAAGCACATAATCTTAAACCCCTTATAGCACCAGTGCAGAAGCCACTCAGCCAGCAGTCATCTGCACTGGGATATAGATGGAACCTCAAGTAGGAGGACACTTCTACCCGGGAAGTAGCTGCAACTTTTCCAGTGCCTCCATGCTTCTAGCTCCTGCCCTCGGGGGCAGGACGTGCAGTAGCAAAGGAGGAACTTAAGAGAGCAAAGAGCCAAACGATTCAACCCCATAAGGGACCCCAGAAAcgctccctctctctcccacccccatcttTACAGGAAATGGAGGAGGGGCGTCTGTAAATGCCTGCACCACCAGGCTCGACCTGGACTGCACCTTGCCTTCACCCCATGCACACGCACCGCACCTTCGCCATTGGCGCGCACAGCCCAATTCATCCCCGGGGCAATCCGCTGAAAACCCGGGACTTCCACTAAGGATGAACATGGGCCACACAACCTGCAGCTGAGCTGTACCTCCCCCTCCATGCACGATGCCTCTGCACAATCCGGAGTAACGTCACCGATTTTAGTGGCTTAATCCGGATTTACACCGCTGTCAGTGGGAGTAGCATCAGGCCGCACTTGCTTCCCTCTTGTACAGGCGGACTTCCGCTGACCTGCACACacagcctccccccgcccactcaACCCCTTTATTCCCCTCCGCCCTCCATCGGGGCTCACGGGCCGCAGCCGAGCGCCCCTCTCCCCTTTGCAAGCGGGCTCCagcagagccgcccctgcaggcgCCACAGCggctcccaacccccccacgCGGGGGCGCACGTGCCACTAGGCACAAGGGGGGGTGTATCTGGACTCGGGCAGCGGGGCACGGCAGGGAGCGAGCCTGGCGGCGGGGCCGCTGCCTGGCCCAGAGCCCGCCCCTGCCTGCCTCGCCGCCCGCTGCCTTCAGCTCCCGGCGGCACGAAGCGCTGCCCCCAGCTCGGCTCGGCCCGCCCCCCTACCTGTCCCGCGCGCCGGGGCCGGCTGAGGCGCGGCCGAGGCAGGTCCGAGCTCCCCTCCCAGACTTCGGCGAGTCCCGGCTGCGGCTCCGCACCTGCCTCTCGCACCTAATAACAAAAGCCCGGGCGTCAGGTGGCAAGAGACGGACTGGCCGCCCATTGGCTGGCCGGGCGAGCGCCCGCCGCTGGTTGGCCAGGGGGCGGGCCGGGGAGCGCTGACGCCGGGCCGGGGCTGGCGGGGGGAGCGGCGCGCGGCGCCTGTGTGTGCTCGGGCGGCGGCGGGGCTAGTGGGCACATCCGTCATTGCGGGCGGCGGGGCTGGCAGGACCTGCCGCGCTATGTCTCCGCGCGCGCCTCTGCCTGCTCAGGGGCCGCTGCCGACGCGCCGCGGGGCTTTCCACCCGGCTCTGGAATAGAGGGCGAGGGGAGCCGCCCGGGGCACTGGCCCGAGCGCGGGGGGGAGCCGGGTTTGCAAACCGCCCGGGACGCTGGATTTGCTGCTGGCCCGGTAGAAGCGGGCGGGGGAAGCCGGGAGAGGTGCCTGGGCTCGAAGCGGAGCCCGCTCCGTGGCTTTTCTGAgcgcgcggcgcggcgcggcgagATGCTGCGGCTGGAGCTCTTCCTCGGCGTGGCGTGGCTGGCCGGGCTGGCGTGCGGGCAGAACGAGACGGAGCCCATCGTGCTGGAGGGCAAGTGCCTGGTGGTGTGCGACTCCAGCCCCACCTCGGACCCCACGGGCACGGCGCTGGGCATCTCGGTGCGCTCGGGCAGCGCCAAGGTGGCGTTCTCCGCCATCCGCAGCACCAACCACGAGCCCTCCGAGATGAGCAACCGGACCATGCTCATTTACTTCGACCAGGTAGCGCGGGCGGGGCGCGGGGCGCCTGGGCGGGGGCTGCCCGGGGATCCGAGGGGCGGGCCGGGGGGGTCTGTGGGGCAGTTGTTGGCCGGGTTGAGGGAGGGGATAGACGGCGGAGTGGTGGCTTGAGGTCCTGCCGTAGCCGCGTTCCCCTTGCCCTGCGCCAGAGACGGGCAGCCGCGTGAACCAGCGGGCGGGCGAATGGCAGCGTCCCGCTGTTCCCCCGGGGGAAGCCGCTCCGCAGAAATGCCCGTTAACACCCAGGCGCGGAAACTTTCCAGCAGCGCAAAGGGGGGCAGGCAGCAGAGACGGCCACGGGGGCTGCGACCCAGCGAGGCGCGGGCAGGGAGCCGCCGAGCCGAGCCCCGCCCCGGGGCAGCCTGTGCCCagctgcggggggtggagggcagagggggggtgGGCAGGACAGCTCCGGACGCTGAGCCGGGGAAGCCCAGCCCGGTGCCCTAGCACACGCCCCTGCGGGCCCCTCCGCTCCCCCCTGTGATGCTGATGTCCCCGTTTCCATTGCAGGTGCTAGTGAATATCGGAAGCAACTTCGACTCGGAAAGAAGCACTTTTATCTCGCCCAGGAAAGGGATTTACAGTTTTAATTTTCACGTGGTGAAGGTGTACAACAGGCAAACCATCCAGGTCAGactccgctcctctctgcccttgCTCGCTGGGCGCGTTGATCGGGGTTAGGCGCGCCCGTGCCCGGCGCCAAAGGGCCCCAAACTTCGCTCCGCGTAGTTAAGCTAGAGCTGGTGCATTAATCCTGGGGGACTTGGCAGCGCCAGGTGTGGAGCGTTTCATGTCAGTAACCCAAGAAAATTCAGAGGGAAGGGGAAAGTCAGGAGGCTAGATAGTGTTTCTTGTATCAGGGGTGGCTCTTTAGGAGCTCTCCTGTTGTGTGGTAATATACTGATCCTTTCTATCATGGGCTTAGGCGGAGGCGTTTTAAACAGAAAGTGCTGAACTTTCCCTAGCGATATTTTCAAATAGGAGAGTGTCGTGAAATCTGCTCTAACGCGTCTAGGGCCTTGCCGCGGCCCCCTCTGGCGCATTGCTTGTCCTGGGATGGCTGAGTATATACTGGTGACAGATGAACCACCCAAAATGAGCGCTTAGTGGTACAAGCAATTCATGCTTTTCCCATTCCCGTTGCCCGTGTAACGCAAGGCCGCGAACACTGATCCCAACGTATCAGCACTAATCTCCAGGAAAACCTAAACATTATTCGACTAAGTGCAATTTATCTTTAACTCAAATTATGAAACTCTTTTAAAAAAGAGATGGAAAAATTATATCATGATTATTAGGTTAAAATCAGCGTGTCCCTCTCTCTGGTTTGGCAAGGTGTATGGAACAGGGATTTTTTAACATTTGGTAATTGTACAAGGTTTAACCGGTGATGGAGAAGGCTGGGGACTGAAGCATCTAATCTTGATACCGCAGATCTGTTGCTGAATGTGTGTGTATTGTATATGGTATATATACCATATGCATGTATACTGTTATACATTACCTGCCGAGTAGCAGGTCATATAATCTAAATAGCAAATTACAGTTTATATAGGTACAGAGCaaattattgtgtgtgtgtattttttatgCACAACCAGATTAGGCATGTAGTACATTATTAATGTGATGTGTACAGTGCTGGTATTATTAGTGTGAGATATACAGTGCTTATTGACTCTGTAGTGGTACATTGTTTTTGCTGCCTAACAAAGGAAAACTACCTCCTGAATACACTTCAAAGCCATTGACTGTAGCTGCAGTGGCACTTCTCTTCATCCTTTTGAGGTTTCACATAAAGCCATCTTTCAATAAGTAGGGACCGACCTCTTCATACCCTTAAAGCAAAGGCATCCTATTGAAATTGTTCAAAACAGGATCAGTGTCCTATTTTATATGTGGGGTGTGTTTTGATGTAGGCAGTCAATCCAAAGCAGAAATAAAAGATCCCCTTTCTTTAGAATTTGTACCCTAGCTGACATTAGACTTACATTTCATTTTTAGAAATATCTAGAGTTTCATGTGGCAGCAATAATAGAGCGACTATTTTGCCTGCTAGGTGATCCTGGAAGCAGTTATGAAGCCCTGGCTGTTATCCCTGTCTGATTTTAATTTACAGAGTGCTTTGTTTTATCTTGCTCTTTAGGTGAGTTTGATGCTAAATGGATGGCCAGTGATTTCCGCCTTTGCAGGGGACCAAGATGTGACCCGAGAAGCTGCCAGCAATGGAGTCCTGATTCAAATGGAGAAAGGAGACAGAGTTTATCTAAAACTGGAGAGAGGAAACTTGATGGGAGGCTGGAAGTATTCGACATTCTCTGGATTTCTAGTGTTCCCTCTTTAAATAACTTATCATCTGAACAGAGAGAAAGCAGCAAGTCAGAGAATTTCTTACAAATTCCCAAATTGTAGCTGGTTATGAAAAGCCTTGGACAGCAAACTTTTTACATTCAAATATTAAAGAAGCTAAATCCTGCTTAGGTTTGTGTACATCTGCTTTGaacaattatttttgttgttgcagCCAACCGATAGGAGACATTGTAATTGATCATATCTCCATTTATATTCCCCTCTTTCCACCCCAAATTAGTTAAAATCTGTGTATCACTGGTGTAATTTGCCATCATTTCCCCAGTGGTTCCCGTATCACACTATTATATCTTCAGTATTTACATTGTTCTTCATATTtttgtagttttgtttttaaaacatgttatTCTTGACTCTTTATCTGAGTTTAACATTAAAAAAGCAAAGTATTTTTGAGTACATAGATGCCACAAAAGATAAAATGCAAATCTTGCTGTATACTGGCTGACAAAAgtttaaagaaaaagagagaaatttaTACATGAAGAACTATTCACAGCCAAGGCTGACCAGAGTATTTCAATATTTCTATGTAATTCTGAGTGATTGTGGAATTTAAGGCTGCTAAATGTTTTGATGCTTGTTTAGCTCTTGTAAAATGTGGCCCAACTAAACTCCAGGAAGTATATTGAACTTTTACTATTATTCTGTAATATATGTGTGAATATCGAAAATTAATTTTTGctttaattcaataaagtttaaaTGGGCTTTTATTATTCTTAAACAGAAAATACGATCTCCCAATGGAATTATTAGCCCCTGATCAGGCTTAGAAAAAGTTTAACAAGCTGCAGGCACAAACACTTGTAATAGTGATGATCTGGACAATAAGTGAAGCAAAATGTAATTTTGAAGGTATTTTGGCTTGTTAAATTTTTCCCCTTTTGCAAGGGTTAGTCCTGCCTTTTTCCCCACCTCTAGCGCTGTATCCTCCATGTGTTGCGCGCTattttaaattgtattaaaaGAGTTAATTTCAGCAGATCATCATTAACCAAACGCAATTTAAACTCTGTGGTTCAGATCACCCTAGTGATTAAGTACCCCAAAAACGagaaaaatgaaaaccaaacTCAGAAATCGCTGAGAAGTCGCCCACAGAATCTTAGATCTGTATTGTTTATACCATTGTCTGTATTATATTCTATAAATCAAATCTCATTTTATACAGCCGTCTAAAAATCTAACAATGTATACTTCAATGCTAGTATTATTTATTTGCTAGTATTATTTTGTTTACAGTCTTTGAAAGATGTAAATGCTATAATTTTGCAGTACTCAAAGAGAATACTACTTTTATTAAAAAGGTACGTAAAGGATTTTGATTGTATCTAAACCTAATGTGAAATAAACCAGTGTAATAAACAAATGGACCTCTTTTTGACTGGAGGACTACCCAAGTCAGTTTGATTCTGTGATGAGAGGGTGCACATCTTGGATATAATAATCAATAATATTAACGCAGGCTACGTTAAAATATATTTCTCAAGGCCGAGCTGATATGGGCTTGGCTGCTACACAGTTAAAATCGtaggcttttgttgttgttgttgttcaacCCTGGGTTTCAGGAAGGAATTTAATTAGCTCCTGGGGGGGAAATTAATACTAGCATAATAAGCAACAATTTATTCAGATTTTTGTCTTGGTAATAGTTTCATAGAGCGGGTGGGGACTCTGTAAAACCTTCCTAAAGTCCAGGCGACTCGCTTATTTTGAGTTTGATTGTTTTTATGGAGGTCTTTAAACAACTGACAAATGTACCTTCTCCTGGTAAGGCGAGCACGTTCGTTTATACTAGAGATCCTGCCAAGTAAAACTGAAGGGGCGGATAGATAGATTACGCAGACAGTCAATTTGCTTTCTGAATCTGAGTGAGATATCTGTAAgtcttttattttcaaataaaacaaaTCATCAATTACCTGACAGCACCAGGATTTATTTTCTCTAGAGGTGCAAAGAGCTAAAAGTGTCTTTCTTCCCCCTGAAGCCGGGGTTCCGGTGCCGGTGTTTATAAATTGTACACAGGCTATCGCTTCTGTACAGGTGTTACATAACAGAAAGGAAGGCCCAAGACACAATGGTCTAGACCGATCGATTGGACGTTAGAAATTGCATGGATAAGATTTGGATGGAATAGGTGCAGAAATCTGTTCGATTGTCCGGGATGTTGCAACGTTCTGCTGCGATTATCCACTTTACAGACTACTTCTGAGCGACCATCGAGGACACCCCGGCCCTtccgctccctccccctcctcaccaCGTGTTATAGAAATGATGAACATCCCTAGCCTGAGAGAGACAAAGAAACTGGCTGGTTTTCATCCTGTGGTATAGGGGAAAGCTGCCACAAGCACTTCATTATAAACCCATCCAGATTCCTGGCATCAGCAGCCGCTGGCGAGGAGCCACAAAACGGAACAGTTGAAATTTATGAAGAAGGGCTCATGATGGAAGGCAGTTGGGTTGTTTTCACTTTGAGTTATAATTTGCACCAAACCGGTCTGTCTCTCGGTGGTGGGGGGCTCCACACTCCTGTCTTTATGAAACACACTGTATTGCTTTCCCCGGAAGCTTTTAACTGTTTCCCTTCCCACTTTCTCTCCCCTTTCCATTCCACGCCTTAGGCTGGGGGTTGGTATCAGTTTTTGATACAGGAGGGCCCTAGAAGCGTCCCCccccctttaaatccctgctgtTGCTTGTGATTTCCCTACGCTTCTGATCACCTCATCAGCCTGCCTTTTACTTGACTTGGGCTACAGATAAATAATGGTTTTACATCAGCGCGTAAATCCATTGACAACAGACAGTAGCTGCTCCTTCACCCCTAGTGAGAGGAGAAGGGATTCCTCTTTGGAGTCTTCCAGCAGCGGCCTCTGCGGTGTAGGCTAGATGATCCAAAGGGAAGACAAGGCAAAAAGACGTAGACATTCCGGATACAATtagaggcctgatcctgcagccttcACTCAGGCAAACCTCCCTTTATGCCTTATGGGTTTGGGGTGTGTAAAGACTAAAGGAGCCGGTGCTGTGGCTCATATGTGCCTCTCCCTTGTATGCGTCATAAAAGGAGCCTGCCCACACAATACAGAATTGTTCCACATGAAACGCCACACATGCAAAGGCTGACGCGGCTGTTTTACTCTAAGAAAATAAATCGCCATCTTCCCATGAAAGTTTTTCCCCTGGTTATGAGAGCCGCGTTAATATTGTACAGTTGGAAATTCTATTTCCCCCAATGCAGCAAATCACCGAGCTTCTGCCATTAAAAACTCCACAGTTGCTGCACGGAAAAGTCTTGCTCAGTCAGTTTCCGTGTTatgagcccctcagctccccttCACCGTGAGCCCCCTCCTGGCAATTGCACTGACATTCATTAGGCGGCCTCGGAATGATTATACCTTTATTAGTCCAGGTTAAGCAATACACAAACTCAGCAAGTCTTATTTATCCAGGGGTGCTATGCTACAAGGAATGCTTAACGGGACAGGGCAGCTGAAGGCTGGATTCCCTTGCAGCAGCTGATGAGAATGGACTCACTGGAAGGGAGAGGCAGGAGTCTGTTCTAGTCTGGATTCTGGACATTTTTATAAGCCAATGAGTGGCAGTTGTTCAATGAGCTGAGCAAACACACGCGCTGTAGTGGGACTCAGCAACCCACCTGAGGCCCAGGCTGGTGCCACCAAGCAGGAGTTCTCCGAGCTGATTGGCAGCCCACGTTGTAAAGTGGAATGCTGATGTTTGTGGGACCTCGGACCGCAAACTCCTGGCAGAATAATATTGACTTTCTAGTTCCCTGGCATGATCATGGGACATGATCCCTGGATCATGCAATCTGTAAAATAGTCTGggcttttttctttccttcccttcGAATGGATTTTTGTAGTATTTTAGCTTGGCAATAATGGAAGGCGCGTAGCAGACCCTACTTTCAAAAGGCCGATGTGGGATTTTCCAGAACGCCCTTTTGTAAGGCTTGTGAGTTGGATGGAATATCAGAGTTTCTGGGAAaagattaaaatataaaaatctgagATAATTCCTGCATGTTGGCTTTCTCCCTGATCTCCATTTTGCATCATATTTTACTCTCATTACATTTCTGGGGCTCGAATGTATGGTATTTGATTGCGACCATGTGTACTGGTGTGATATGGATGTAACTTATTAAAGAGCGGGGTGGGTAGAGGCATATTATTTTCTCTGATTAGCTTTTAGTTGATGTAGTGGAGACGACTAGGAGCTTAGAAGCACTCTCCGAGACATACTCAATGGATCAGCTCAAGGGACACTGAATTGAGAAGAGAAAAAGGCGACACTGCAACCTCAGAAAAGTGCATCTACCCAAAGCGTGTAGTAAGATCAAGGCTGAGGTGCTATTTGAAGGCCCGCATGGGATCCATATCTGTACTATTTTCATTTTGTAAAATGTTGGATCTTTTTACTAATTTCTCATGCCAGGTTTCCTAAACCTGGCTATTCTGAATCTCAGAGTGATGCAATGATAATGCTTTCCAAAAGCTTTACCTTACAGCCTAGGCTGTAAAAGAAAAATCCTTTCAATGATCCAACTGAATGCAATAGGGAATGCATCTCAGAGTAATGCAATGATAATGCTTTCCAAAAGCTTTACCTTACAGCCTAGGCTGTAAAAGAAAAATCCTTTCAATGATCCAACTGAATGCAATAGGAGCTGGATCCAGCCCTAAAAATATCCAGCCTA from the Mauremys reevesii isolate NIE-2019 linkage group 16, ASM1616193v1, whole genome shotgun sequence genome contains:
- the CBLN1 gene encoding cerebellin-1, whose amino-acid sequence is MLRLELFLGVAWLAGLACGQNETEPIVLEGKCLVVCDSSPTSDPTGTALGISVRSGSAKVAFSAIRSTNHEPSEMSNRTMLIYFDQVLVNIGSNFDSERSTFISPRKGIYSFNFHVVKVYNRQTIQVSLMLNGWPVISAFAGDQDVTREAASNGVLIQMEKGDRVYLKLERGNLMGGWKYSTFSGFLVFPL